Proteins co-encoded in one Methanobrevibacter sp. genomic window:
- the fwdF gene encoding tungsten-dependent formylmethanofuran dehydrogenase subunit FwdF has translation MINNIKDVKGNDFKITRSSEEIRDLSFKNHICIGCGLCESTCPVGAIDLNAIATNARRRINTYFSGHEKIAQNIIADIDAEKLNINEDKCVLCGMCSGVCPVGALQLTIDGVPISEIEAYPHYTSYSAIDDDECIYCEKCEIACPRDAITIERELPVRRDLVSGEISVDDEKCIYCGICEEMCPAEAITVDPVTGEESIVIDKDKCVYCLICKKVCPEKAIKAVCRSCSYGEYDIDPAKAVTKGNSIIDETVCVYCGWCQGVCPTGAATHSKPFEGDINIDQELCQTCGACVDICPCDALAFPVSKEPGDRLEHMSVKKEYCISCGACANGCPNGAITVTRTGVNCTPTKSETWIDAINALKN, from the coding sequence ATGATCAATAATATAAAAGATGTTAAAGGCAATGACTTTAAAATAACTAGGTCATCAGAGGAAATCAGAGATTTGTCTTTTAAAAATCATATTTGTATTGGTTGCGGTCTTTGTGAATCAACTTGTCCTGTTGGTGCTATTGACTTAAATGCGATTGCTACTAACGCTCGTCGTAGAATCAACACCTATTTCAGTGGTCATGAAAAAATCGCACAAAACATCATAGCAGATATTGATGCTGAAAAATTAAACATCAACGAAGACAAATGTGTTCTCTGTGGTATGTGTAGTGGAGTTTGTCCTGTTGGAGCATTACAATTAACCATTGACGGAGTTCCAATCAGTGAAATTGAAGCATATCCTCATTACACTAGCTATTCCGCTATTGATGATGATGAATGTATTTACTGTGAAAAATGTGAAATTGCATGTCCTCGTGACGCAATCACCATCGAAAGAGAATTACCAGTACGTAGAGACTTAGTATCTGGTGAAATTTCAGTAGATGATGAAAAATGTATTTACTGTGGTATTTGTGAAGAAATGTGTCCTGCTGAAGCAATTACCGTAGACCCTGTTACCGGTGAAGAATCTATCGTAATAGACAAAGACAAATGTGTTTACTGTCTTATCTGTAAAAAAGTTTGTCCTGAAAAAGCTATTAAAGCAGTATGTAGATCTTGTTCCTACGGTGAATATGATATTGACCCAGCAAAAGCAGTTACAAAAGGTAACTCCATTATAGATGAAACCGTTTGTGTATACTGTGGATGGTGTCAAGGTGTCTGTCCTACCGGAGCAGCAACTCATTCTAAACCATTTGAAGGAGACATTAACATTGACCAAGAATTATGTCAAACCTGTGGTGCTTGTGTAGATATTTGTCCATGTGATGCATTAGCATTCCCTGTTTCCAAAGAACCAGGTGACAGATTAGAACACATGTCTGTTAAAAAAGAATACTGTATTAGCTGTGGTGCTTGTGCTAATGGTTGTCCAAACGGCGCTATTACTGTAACAAGAACTGGTGTAAACTGTACTCC
- a CDS encoding 4Fe-4S binding protein, whose protein sequence is MVDEMPKHIASGLKYLAAVKLKEQGKSQQHIADELGIDRSTVSHYLNGRNLSWNSIDVAKTITELTPADFLSMSQVLFDEPEKCRKIVKICQDKQFEGHIGNTCIGCGLCVNLCFMNSIKLESLKAQIDSSDCCGCNLCVDECPTNSIKILEI, encoded by the coding sequence ATGGTGGATGAAATGCCAAAACATATTGCATCTGGTTTAAAATACTTGGCGGCAGTCAAGTTAAAAGAACAAGGTAAAAGTCAGCAGCATATAGCTGATGAGTTAGGTATTGATAGGTCTACTGTTTCTCATTATTTGAATGGTCGAAACTTATCATGGAATTCTATAGATGTTGCTAAAACAATTACAGAATTAACTCCTGCAGATTTTTTATCAATGTCCCAAGTTCTTTTTGATGAACCGGAAAAATGTCGTAAAATTGTTAAAATATGTCAAGATAAACAATTTGAAGGACATATAGGCAATACTTGTATTGGCTGTGGATTGTGTGTAAATTTGTGTTTTATGAATTCTATTAAATTAGAATCTCTTAAAGCTCAAATAGACTCCAGTGATTGTTGTGGATGTAATCTATGTGTAGATGAGTGCCCAACAAACTCAATTAAAATTTTGGAGATTTAA
- the mobB gene encoding molybdopterin-guanine dinucleotide biosynthesis protein B, with translation MQIVSVVGKKNSGKTSLTIKLIEALRKRGYKVATIKHSHHTMEMDKENTDTWRHKQAGSQLVVGIGSTTFFNVQNILDLDRLLFLIEVMDDVDFVVIEGFKNYNYPKIATSPNVVDEYTITEVNSFEITPEEIEELIDLIEQKGYGIVNTLYNDECGYNDGDSIAKEIIKGNVSLDELDSVDVALSVDGKVVGLNEFVSDFIKQTFLGMLKTLNIENFGAKDLNKVELLIRNTNHGDD, from the coding sequence ATGCAAATAGTTTCAGTTGTTGGTAAAAAAAATAGTGGCAAAACCTCATTGACTATAAAACTTATAGAAGCTCTAAGAAAAAGGGGTTATAAAGTAGCCACTATAAAACATTCACATCACACAATGGAAATGGACAAAGAAAATACTGATACCTGGAGACACAAGCAAGCAGGATCACAACTAGTAGTTGGAATTGGATCCACCACATTTTTCAATGTGCAGAATATCCTGGATTTGGACAGGCTACTGTTTCTAATTGAAGTGATGGATGATGTGGATTTTGTTGTAATTGAAGGGTTTAAAAACTACAACTATCCAAAAATAGCCACATCACCAAATGTTGTTGATGAATACACAATAACAGAAGTTAATTCATTTGAAATAACACCTGAAGAAATAGAAGAATTAATTGACCTTATTGAACAAAAAGGTTATGGAATTGTAAATACCCTTTACAATGACGAATGCGGATACAATGACGGGGATTCCATTGCAAAAGAAATAATAAAAGGAAACGTATCCCTCGATGAATTGGATTCAGTGGATGTGGCGCTATCCGTAGACGGCAAAGTGGTAGGACTTAACGAATTTGTAAGTGATTTTATAAAACAAACATTTCTCGGCATGCTTAAAACCTTAAACATAGAAAACTTCGGTGCAAAAGATTTAAATAAAGTGGAGTTACTAATAAGAAATACAAATCATGGAGATGATTAA
- the moaA gene encoding GTP 3',8-cyclase MoaA produces MKPIKDQYQRPIISLRITITNLCNVNCIYCHHDGMEYSKDEMTSDEIYEICKIAKNIGVKKIRLSGGEPLVRKDIVEIVEKISTLGFKDISLTTNGVLLEKYSEDLKKAGLHRINVSLDTLNPETYKFITKKDYLEKVKRGLIKAVDAGLYPVKINMVLMKGINEDEVEEMFEFTKKHGMILQLIELVDSENCEDDKFSEEYHYSLEPLEDELAEKADEVVTREFMQSRKKYYIDGGEIEVVKPMDNTEFCKNCTRLRITPDGKIKPCLLRNDNLVDLVSYIRNGDGEDQLKERFLIGINNRKPFNME; encoded by the coding sequence ATGAAACCCATTAAAGACCAATATCAAAGGCCAATTATCTCTTTACGAATAACAATAACCAATTTATGCAATGTAAACTGCATATACTGCCATCATGATGGAATGGAATATTCTAAAGATGAAATGACATCAGATGAGATATATGAAATATGTAAAATTGCTAAAAATATAGGTGTTAAAAAGATAAGACTTTCAGGCGGTGAACCTTTAGTTAGAAAAGATATTGTTGAAATAGTAGAAAAAATATCTACATTAGGCTTTAAAGACATATCTTTAACAACAAACGGTGTCTTACTTGAGAAATATAGTGAAGATTTGAAGAAAGCAGGCCTTCACCGTATCAATGTAAGTTTAGATACTTTAAATCCGGAAACTTATAAATTTATCACCAAAAAAGACTATCTTGAAAAAGTTAAAAGAGGATTGATAAAAGCCGTTGATGCTGGTCTTTACCCTGTTAAAATAAATATGGTTTTGATGAAAGGCATTAACGAAGATGAAGTAGAAGAAATGTTTGAATTTACAAAAAAACATGGCATGATACTTCAGTTAATAGAGCTTGTAGATAGTGAAAACTGCGAAGATGACAAGTTTAGTGAAGAATATCATTACAGTCTAGAACCTCTTGAAGATGAATTAGCTGAAAAAGCTGATGAAGTCGTAACAAGAGAATTTATGCAAAGCCGTAAAAAATACTATATTGACGGTGGAGAAATAGAAGTTGTAAAGCCGATGGACAATACAGAATTCTGCAAAAATTGTACCAGACTTAGAATTACTCCCGACGGTAAAATCAAACCATGTTTACTTAGAAATGACAATTTAGTTGATTTGGTGTCATATATCCGTAATGGTGATGGCGAAGATCAATTAAAAGAAAGATTCCTTATAGGAATAAACAATAGAAAACCATTCAATATGGAATAG
- a CDS encoding Coenzyme F420 hydrogenase/dehydrogenase, beta subunit C-terminal domain has translation MAVNVGDKCYAYSANAEIKEKGEYGGVVTTIMKYLLENNIVDAVVAVEEGCDIYDAVPCLITDPEDVIKSAGSIHCGTLNLAKFVSKYLDGCRDMKIAVTCKPCDAMTITELMKKGKIIEDNVIMIGVNCGGTMSPVPTIQMIEDVYELNPKDVVKEEIAKGSLIMETADGEEKGFKIGELEKEGMGRRDNCQRCELKIPSNADMALGNWGVIGDLTGKATFVEVFSEKGADVLSKVIEAGVIETAEPIPKGVEIRDKINNFMLKESAEKKAKDMEGTTGDIIDVFHAYADEFSKCMKCYGCREACPLCYCEDCCLEAEGPEWVPGGYTPAAPFFHLTRMVHMVDACTNCGQCTEVCPCEIPVAKVWDTVNNKVREIYGYVSGFKSDDCIPFTEYPTKDNR, from the coding sequence ATGGCTGTAAATGTAGGCGATAAATGTTATGCATACTCCGCTAACGCTGAGATCAAAGAAAAAGGAGAATACGGTGGAGTAGTAACAACTATTATGAAATACTTATTAGAAAACAACATAGTTGATGCAGTTGTTGCAGTCGAAGAAGGATGCGACATTTATGATGCAGTACCATGTCTCATAACCGATCCTGAAGATGTAATTAAATCTGCAGGTTCCATCCACTGTGGAACTTTAAACTTAGCTAAATTTGTTTCTAAATACCTTGACGGTTGCCGTGACATGAAAATTGCAGTTACCTGTAAACCATGTGACGCAATGACCATTACCGAATTAATGAAAAAAGGAAAAATCATCGAAGACAACGTAATCATGATTGGTGTAAACTGTGGTGGAACCATGTCTCCTGTTCCAACCATCCAAATGATCGAAGATGTTTACGAATTAAACCCTAAAGATGTTGTCAAAGAAGAAATTGCTAAAGGAAGCCTTATCATGGAAACCGCTGACGGTGAAGAAAAAGGTTTCAAAATTGGCGAACTCGAAAAAGAAGGTATGGGTAGAAGAGACAACTGTCAAAGATGTGAACTTAAAATCCCATCCAACGCTGACATGGCATTAGGAAACTGGGGAGTAATCGGAGATCTCACTGGAAAAGCTACTTTCGTTGAAGTATTCAGTGAAAAAGGTGCAGATGTATTATCCAAAGTAATTGAAGCTGGTGTAATCGAAACCGCTGAACCAATTCCAAAAGGAGTTGAAATCAGAGACAAAATCAACAACTTCATGCTCAAAGAATCTGCAGAGAAAAAAGCAAAAGATATGGAAGGAACCACTGGTGACATCATTGATGTATTCCACGCTTATGCTGATGAGTTCTCCAAATGTATGAAATGTTACGGTTGTCGTGAAGCATGTCCATTATGTTACTGTGAAGACTGCTGTCTTGAAGCTGAAGGACCTGAATGGGTACCTGGTGGATACACCCCTGCAGCTCCATTCTTCCACTTAACCCGTATGGTACACATGGTAGATGCATGTACTAACTGTGGTCAATGTACTGAAGTATGCCCTTGTGAAATTCCAGTAGCTAAAGTATGGGACACCGTAAACAACAAAGTTAGAGAAATTTACGGATACGTTAGTGGATTCAAATCTGATGATTGTATTCCATTTACCGAATATCCAACAAAAGATAACAGATAA